GACAGACACTCGGGAGTTACGGAATCGGTCACGGGTTCTATGTGGTGTGGCCTTTCCTCGGCCCCTCGTCAGTCCGTGATACCGTGGGCAAAGTCGGTGACAGATTTCTCGATCCGGTCAGTTACGTGAATCCGGCGGAAACTGCTGTCGGTATCACCGCATATGACAAGATCAATGAGACCTCGTTTCATATCGGAGATTATGAAGACCTCAAGCAGTCGGCTGTTGATCCCTATATTTCCATACGCAATGCGTATGTGCAGCACAGGAAGAAGAAGGTGGAGGAATAATTAACGCCCTGGACAGGAAAGGAGCAGTTTCTATGTGCATGCGAATCGTTCTTGCCACAGTTTTTTTTGCAGTACTGCTGATGCCGGTAGGGAGCACTGCAGGTGTTGAGTCGCAGGAGTGCAGCCCCGAAGAGATTTTCGAAGCGTGCGATATAAATAAGGACGGGAAGATCAGCAAGGATGAATGGGATATCCTTGATATCAATCAGGATCAGACCATCACAAGCGATGAATGGGACAAGTACAAATACCAGAGCACTGAACAGAAATCAAACCCTTTCCGGATAAAATACTACGATGTGTACGGTGACGGGACAATGGGCAGGGAAGAATTTCTGAAGAATTACCAGAGGCTCCGGTAAAGGAAGAAGGGCTTCATCGTAAAGGACAGGGTTCTGTAACGTCCGATTTGCCTTGCGGAGGCATCACCGGTCAGGTTCATTCAGTTCTTGCCATATCAATGATGCGGCGGGCGTATTCTGTCTTCAGATTCTGCAGGAATACCTCATCGATTGTTCCTTTCCACGTGGTTATTTCAGTGAAGCGTTTTGGTATCGATACCGCATCCGGGTCAAACCCGGTCGCTACACGCATTTTCCACCGCAAACGCTGCACCTCACGAGAAACAGTATCGGCATTTTCTGCGAGGTTACCGTATCCCAGTGAATTCAGGCACTCAGCCAGCAGGTGTTTCGTGTACACGCTGCGTGCGAAGAGGCAGGCGACCATGGAGGTAAGGAAAACCCGCTCCTGCTCGTCCCGGACCAGAAAATCGAGCGCATCAGCCACGTTTTTTCCTTTTGGTTTCTGGTCATAGGAATATCCCGCCGAGTCCAGATGCGAGTGTCGCAGCCCCAAAGCCTGGGAGGCAAAGAATACCTCGCCGGTAGCATACCCTGCCATTTCCTGTCCGAGTACACAGGCAAAATCCTTGCCCCCGTACTGTGAGACAGCCTTCATGGTTCCCTGTCCGAGCAGGCGGTAAAAATCATTCGTCCCACGGGCAAGATGCTGGAGCGCCTCCTTGTACCCCCTGTCATCTCCGAAGCGCAAAGGAACGATCGTCTCTCTGTCTGATATAATGCCTTTTTCGGATGCTTCCGTTGCCCACGCGAGAGATACCCCCGATGACATGACATCAAGGCCCATTTTTTCGGTCATGTCAATGATGGAAAGAACTGCAAAGCAGTCTGTAATGCCAAGCATCGAACCTGTCGCAAAGATCGGCTCATGATCGTAGGAAACCTGTCGGTAGAGGTATCTGTTTTCCTCCCTGAAACGTTCGCGCACAAAACCGATATGGATGCATCCGACAGGACAGCCAGAGCAGGCGGCGTTCCTCAGAAGCGCATCTGCAGCGAACCGCTCACCAGTAATCCCCCCGATCGCAGGATCACTTGTCTGCTGGAGGTTCCGTACAGGAAGTGCCTTCAGATCATTCAGCAGCGCCACATTTGCCGGGGTGCCGAGGTTATGGTACTTGCTCATCATATCGGTGTCGGTAAGCTGACGGTATACCTCCTGGAAGAGTTTGGGGTATTCCTTGTTCACGTCGAGCGGAAATGTCCCGTCACCCTGTATCACAATGCCCTTCAGATTCTTCACGCCCATTGCCGCGCCGCCGCCAAGTCTTCCGAAATGACGATAGGTGTCCACATTGACACATGCCATGGAAGAACCGTTTTCACCGGCAGGCCCGATACGCAGGATGCTCCTGTGGCCTGCGCCTTTGAACATGTGGCGGAGAATTTTCCCTGCAACCTGAACATCCATCCCCCATAAATAGTGCACCTCTTTGAGTTCGAGATGGCGGGATCCCAAATAGAGACAGGAGGGTCTCTGCGCTTTGCCTGTTACGACCAGTGCGTCAAGGTCTGCAAACCTCAGCGCAAGGGCTGAACGCCCTCCGGCATGGCTTTCCGCATACTGGTCATGATACGGGGATTTGAAAGCGTATACAGTCTTGCTCATGAGAGGAAAATAACCGGTCAGCGGGCCGATTGTGAAAATCAGGGGCTGATCAGGATCGTTCCATGGTTTATCGATGTGTGCGAAGCGGTTGAACAGCGCAGCAGCAAGGCCGCTGCCGCCGGCAACAGTGTCCCTGCCCTCAACGGCAAGCACCGACCCCCTGCCCGTTGCAAGGTCGAACCTGAGGACTCTGAAATGGTTCCGTATCATGACTCCTCCTCTTTCGCAGGGACAGTGTCTGTGAGCGGTTCCTCTGTGGTCTTCTCCATTTCTAGGCAGTCATGCGGACAGTATGGCACACACCTGCCGCAATGGATGCATACAAAAGGTTCAACCGATAAATCGAGAAAGATTGCGTTTACCGGACATGCCTTTGCACATTCTCCGCATCGTATGCAGAGCTTTTTCCGAACGACCACTCCTCCTCCCCTGCGCTGCGAATATGCTCCCGTAGGGCAGGCAAGGACGCATGGAGCAGGGTTGCATGCAAGGCAGGTCTTTGCTTCAAAACCGGTAGACAGGCCCCCGGATGATGCGATGCGGATACCGGCGGTGTCCCAGGAAAGGCGCTTATGGACAAGCCGCGCACAGGCCAGCGAGCATGAGTGGCAACCGATACAGCGCTCCATCCGCGGAGCGGTCA
This Nitrospirota bacterium DNA region includes the following protein-coding sequences:
- a CDS encoding aldehyde ferredoxin oxidoreductase N-terminal domain-containing protein: MIRNHFRVLRFDLATGRGSVLAVEGRDTVAGGSGLAAALFNRFAHIDKPWNDPDQPLIFTIGPLTGYFPLMSKTVYAFKSPYHDQYAESHAGGRSALALRFADLDALVVTGKAQRPSCLYLGSRHLELKEVHYLWGMDVQVAGKILRHMFKGAGHRSILRIGPAGENGSSMACVNVDTYRHFGRLGGGAAMGVKNLKGIVIQGDGTFPLDVNKEYPKLFQEVYRQLTDTDMMSKYHNLGTPANVALLNDLKALPVRNLQQTSDPAIGGITGERFAADALLRNAACSGCPVGCIHIGFVRERFREENRYLYRQVSYDHEPIFATGSMLGITDCFAVLSIIDMTEKMGLDVMSSGVSLAWATEASEKGIISDRETIVPLRFGDDRGYKEALQHLARGTNDFYRLLGQGTMKAVSQYGGKDFACVLGQEMAGYATGEVFFASQALGLRHSHLDSAGYSYDQKPKGKNVADALDFLVRDEQERVFLTSMVACLFARSVYTKHLLAECLNSLGYGNLAENADTVSREVQRLRWKMRVATGFDPDAVSIPKRFTEITTWKGTIDEVFLQNLKTEYARRIIDMARTE
- a CDS encoding 4Fe-4S binding protein is translated as MKILTAPRMERCIGCHSCSLACARLVHKRLSWDTAGIRIASSGGLSTGFEAKTCLACNPAPCVLACPTGAYSQRRGGGVVVRKKLCIRCGECAKACPVNAIFLDLSVEPFVCIHCGRCVPYCPHDCLEMEKTTEEPLTDTVPAKEEES